The genomic region TTTGACGTTCAAATAGTCCAAAAAGCGATAGTGTATCACTTGCTTTGTGaggaaaaattttaataaatactaCTCTAGCGTGTTATCTAGGTTGTCCATGTCAACGTTCCGTTAACGTATGTACGTCAAAAATTATTTCAGAGACTAATATGAGCTACATttgtaaattttaaaaacaaaatagagacaattgaaattttaaaactaaattaataTTGGGATATAAGTTCACCAACCAAATTAAATATTATCTcttgaaatcaaaagaaaaaaaattcaaatgcaaaaataattaaaatttaaaagatacatTAGTATCTAATAATTCATAAATGTTAATAATAATGATGAGGAGGATGATGATGACGACCGTTGAACATCTCCCTAACAAAGTTTTCCTATATAAGTTCTCAAATCTTGGTTGCCATTTTATAGTAGGTGCCTACCAATACAATCTTGACTCTCTTTTGCCTACTTAATTGAGCACACAGATATATACTGTGAAAAAAAATGGCACCATTTGGTAGCTTCAAAGCTAAAATGATGATGGTAGTAATGGTTGTGGGGTTGTCTTATGTGACCAACATTGTTGCACAAGATTCAGAGATTGCACCCACAGCACAATTGGAAGCTGGAGATGGCTTTGCTTTCACTTTTTCTAGGGTGGCCTTTTGTTCCTCTTTGCTGGCTTCTCTTGTTGCATTCATCATGCATTGAATTGGATGTGTGTTTTAAATGGCTTTATATTTGTTCTTATATATGTTGTTTCATTCTTGAAGTTGGTAatgtatttcttttcttttttcttctttcttttttcctagCTTATTATTATAAGAATAGTTTTGTGATGTGCAACATTATGTAATTTACTTCCCCAGCTTTGAAATTTTGAGTTGGATATGTTATTCTTGTAATCTATCCTtgtaaaattgataaattttgatGCTATGCTTTATTAGATTCTTCATTATTTCAGTGCATTGCTTTGAAATATGAATAAGGTTTTGGTATTAACAATTTAATTCCTAAAAGGAATAAGCATGTCTGTGGCTCCTCAAAGATAACAAAATATTTCAAAAGGTTATGCTAGATAACTAATAACTTTCTTGAACAACATGAATAACGGGCTCTAAAATTAGCCCAATTCAAGTAAAACACATTACACTCTAAATTActtacctaaatcttaatattagaatagcCATCCGCACCGCATACCTAGTAAATTAAAtatccgatatatctattgttcacattatttaatatttttattatctacctatacttttcctatttAAAAATCTAAGTAATGAAAGAGATACTATTGTGAGGTATTTTTGTCGATCACTAACCATATTTAAAAGACTATAAATGTATTTGTTTCTTTCGAGAGCTAAATtatcattatattttttttgttagaaaTTAAATTAGTTCTTTATCCTACTTGCAAAGCAAAACTTTCTTTGTTCATGCCATAATTAGCAAAGGATTCAACTGTCTCATGATGTTTAAACTATTAAATAGTTCTAGTaataaaacatgttttttaaattttttaataattattaaatagtccttatttaattttaattataaattaattttttatatattattcaattataaaatttatttttttataaattattattttatcattcatctatcatgATGAGTTTTTATCCCTTTATCTGTTACATCCGTACAAGTTAAAAAATCGTGTTTGTTGATAATTCAATTGATTGGAAGTAcaacacaatcgattgaattttgcacGACAATATaagttttttcaaaattcattcaATTAGAATTGtaacacaatcgattgaatttcacaCAGCAATATGAGTTcttaaaattcaatcgattggaagtGTTACACAGgagaataaaattttttcaagcaaatataaaattcaattagtccatatttcatacatattaataaaataaaaaataaaaaactaatttcaaattaaaattaaaaacaataaaattttaaagaaatccaacataaaattacaaatagcATCATCATCAAgttcttaataaaattaaaataacaaaaataaagataaatattTTATCATTCTTATTCTAACTCAAAGTTCTTACAATATTACTTTTTAAATAACAAAcgtattaaattaataatttcaatgattatataatatataatatattaggggtgcaggtagggtagggtacaccctGAACCTGCACCCGACCCTATCCACACCGCACCCTACCCATTGATAGATAACCCTACGCGATCAGGTTGAGTTGGGTTGGGTACTCGCAGGTAAGGTATATATTGTCAGCTATATGTGGAGTTCAACTCTATTTAATGGTTTATTATTAATCAATGAATTGCTGTATACACAAGGTAAAATTTGAATCtccaacacttgtttaagcagacAAGTCAACTaatcactcgaccaacccaagttgattTTTCTCAGTATTATTAACACTTTAATTACTATAACTTTGATGAGTTTAGCTAACTTGTACCTTAAGAGCTCATATTAAAGTTGCAAATTgagaaaaaattttattgaaatataaaaattttaaatttttaatacattTGTTTTacatttattaagaaaaaaatttaaaaactttcaCTAATAATAGTCTTATTAAGTACTCTTAGGTTGCATTTGGAAGGGAGAAAGAGACGGAAGATAAAAACTTAGAGACAAAGACTAAATTATGTCTATGTATTGTGTTTAGTATTTAGTGTAAAATGTATTACACTGCATTTGTCTCATTATCCTATTTGGTTTAAAATAAATATGGAGATTAAAAagtagatttaaaatttaaaaagttaaatgaAAGAATTTATAGAAAGAAATGTTATTAAACTTTTAATTTCTATCCCtggaaattttaattttagtctcTGGTCACCAAACACAATACTCAATCTCATTACCAGACCCAAAAAACAAACACAACCTTAAGACACGTGTTAACTAAACCCTAACTtgataaatgaaataaaatgctTGAACTTGGAATTGAATTCACCTATTATTCCATTGATTTTGATATTATGATATATACAATCTCTATATTCTATAATGTGTATCAATAGATATCACAAATGTACATTCTACCAAAAACCCTTTTCAACTATAAAgttgaagaaagaaaaatggtAGTTCAAGAAAGTGTAAATGTTCAAGAAGCAGTTCCTTTTGACTCCTCCATATCCAATTCATGTTCTGCTACCATAATGCATGAATCTGCTTCAAGGGATGAAACTGAGTTTTTCTTGTTACTATTGTTATTTTTCGCCGAAGCTTCCATGGCCGAATTGAGCATCTCTGTTGTGCATTGTATGTCCGGCGTTATGCCGACCTGGTCTATGTCATGAAGTGCCGGCGATAGATATTTTGCGACGGTTACAAAGAGGGCTGATCCGTCATGAAGCTCCGTGACGCTCTGCCATAAGATGTGGCAATTCAGCAAACATGGCTTAGAAACTAAATAATTGTTCATATAGTTCTTGACTCTGAAGTTAGTTAATATTCCAGTCATATAATTCCAAAACTTAATCAACTTAACCGGATTAAAAGAACTGCTCTTTCATGCTTCGATCTCCCGAAATATCGGTTTATAGCATGAACATCATTATTTAACAAATGCAATAATGGTACCTGAATCTTTCCTTTACCAAATGTTTTGTGCCCCACGAGAATAGCTCGACCATTATCGTGTAATGCACCGGCTAAAATCTCGCTAGCACTTGCACTTCCCTCGTTGACCTGTTACACAAGGAACATTTCAATTTACTAACAGAAGCAGCAAAGTCGAGAGCTCGGTTTTAGAGACAAAGTAAAATCTTGCAAATAGAAAAGGTGATAGAAAAAGATTAAAACCAAGGAATGAAAATGATTCCTCGAGCCCGAACCTCGCTCACACAAGAAGATCAAGTTCCACACAAACACAGgaaaagtttgaaaaataaaacTCGATGTGAATTGTTTCATAATATGGCATGGATGATGGATGCAATAAAAAGGAATGAAAATAGTTTCTCTTTCACATGAAGGCTAATTCTTACACATTTTTTAAAGATTGTAGTGGAACTAAAAGACAGCCAAAACCAATaaatcaagcaattttagtaCTCACAATAACCACAAGTGGATCATGAGTTATAGCATGTCCATCGACCATGGTAATCGGTAACATGTTCCCATTTCTATCGATGGTATTCACTAGAGTCTCGTCCCCATCCAACCACATCTGGGCAACATCAAGGCCAGCTTTTACCAAGCCACCCTGCAAAAAAATTAGACAAGGAAGAAAATGCTTCTATGTTAATCTAGTACACACACCATGTAAAACTATGCATAGAAATTCCGATTGAACAAGTCAGGTACCGGATTGTTTCGTAAATCTAGTATGTATGAGTGTACTCCTTGATTTTCCAATTCTTGAATGGCATTCTTCATGTCTTCAGCAGCAGTCTGTCAATTTGGAAGAACAATTGATTTGAATAAAATACAGAATTGCAAATTTTTTAAGAGAGCAAAAGATTATTTCAACCATCTCTTTGAATACTTGATCCTTTGCTCACCTGAGAGAATGCGGACAATTTTACGTAGCCAGTTTTTGTGAATTGGCCAGTTGGTAATCTATGAGGGATGATGGCACTTGATATTGGAGAGAGCTTAATGTTCTCGCGCGGAAGTTTAACCTTCAAGCACATGGAGGAGTCAATTCGGAATTGGATCAGCTATAAAATTATGTGAAATTTCCAAGTTCCTTTAAAAAGGGATTAAGGTcagttatttaaattatttatgcaCAACATAAGCACATTAACTAAAAGGATAAAAGTTAATATTCCATGAATCATGATTACTAATAAAATGTTAATTGTACCTCTCGGATGGAAGATTTTTTCATCATGTCTTTCACCTGGAGATGAAATTCAGAAATTAGTTTCTAGGATGATGGTCAATTCGCTCACAAAGCTTGTCAAGGAACCAAGGAGTTAAGAGACCAAAATTTTCTGAAACCACCCAGTATCAAGTGttcactttttcaaaactaaaggTTGGATTGGAAATTACATTATCCCATTTATAAAGAACAATCAACTCTGTAATGGGACGCGTGGTTAGAAGAATGCTTTTACATTCCTAAGAATTTGACACACGAAACCTTACATCGAAAAGATTTTACACAAGAACATTCCACAGACTACACACGTCGTAAAAGTAATCCAAAAATGAGCTGCTGAGAATAAACgcaataaaaaaaagaatggttatatttagaaaaagaaatagaatgtTGAGAGTTATACTACGAACCTTTACTGTAACGGTGGTTCCAGCATTCCCTCGAAGCCTCTGTGCTGCAGCTTCACTAACAAGGCCATCAAGCCTCTCCCCTGCATAATCaacattaattaataaaaaatcagATGTTTCTCTTCAGACCCATAGTTTAATCCCCAAAATAGACTTAGACAAGCCAAAATTTGATGAAATGTCATATCAGAAAGAAAATGTTTAGCAGCATAAAGAAACAACACAGGATTCTATATGAGGAAACATCTAAGCAATAAGCTTGCTAATTCTGGCATCTTTACATGAATAGCTTCatcaaaaagaaaagaatgtGGATCAGATATTTGTTTGATACCATTTATCTCAACCAACTCATCCCCTTGATGAATACCAGCACGAGCAGCTGGACTGCCTTCAATGCAGGATAAAACAACCTGTGATTTCAACTTGAAAATCAATGTGTTTGTTACCAGGTGATATTAAGAGATAATATTGTTGTAGTAAGAAACTCATGAAGCAGCAGATGAAAGGTTCTATGGCATAAACTGACATGAGTTTCAAGAATGGGAAGGCGAAACCAAGTTTTCCTTAAGTGGGGGTAAGTCTCAATAGCATTACAAAT from Arachis ipaensis cultivar K30076 chromosome B02, Araip1.1, whole genome shotgun sequence harbors:
- the LOC107625469 gene encoding carboxyl-terminal-processing peptidase 3, chloroplastic isoform X2; the protein is MKNLCLNFDCNKHSIPSKPNSVFLVPPPPCRLWFPTWNRNKVNNQKTRKLSVSVSLKEQWLESAAKHAFGFGVSATFFFSIFCDSPSALAESLTVAFPVSRAPEVNAVQRTLVEAWGLIRETFVDPTYNHQDWDLKLQQTMVEMFPLNSADAAYTKIRGMLSTLGDPFTRIISPKEYQGFRIGSDGNLQGVGLFINIEPRTGHLVVLSCIEGSPAARAGIHQGDELVEINGERLDGLVSEAAAQRLRGNAGTTVTVKVKDMMKKSSIRELIQFRIDSSMCLKVKLPRENIKLSPISSAIIPHRLPTGQFTKTGYVKLSAFSQTAAEDMKNAIQELENQGVHSYILDLRNNPGGLVKAGLDVAQMWLDGDETLVNTIDRNGNMLPITMVDGHAITHDPLVVIVNEGSASASEILAGALHDNGRAILVGHKTFGKGKIQSVTELHDGSALFVTVAKYLSPALHDIDQVGITPDIQCTTEMLNSAMEASAKNNNSNKKNSVSSLEADSCIMVAEHELDMEESKGTAS
- the LOC107625469 gene encoding carboxyl-terminal-processing peptidase 3, chloroplastic isoform X1 translates to MKNLCLNFDCNKHSIPSKPNSVFLVPPPPCRLWFPTWNRNKVNNQKTRKLSVSVSLKEQWLESAAKHAFGFGVSATFFFSIFCDSPSALAESLTVAFPVSRAPEVNAVQRTLVEAWGLIRETFVDPTYNHQDWDLKLQQTMVEMFPLNSADAAYTKIRGMLSTLGDPFTRIISPKEYQGFRIGSDGNLQGVGLFINIEPRTGHLLKSQVVLSCIEGSPAARAGIHQGDELVEINGERLDGLVSEAAAQRLRGNAGTTVTVKVKDMMKKSSIRELIQFRIDSSMCLKVKLPRENIKLSPISSAIIPHRLPTGQFTKTGYVKLSAFSQTAAEDMKNAIQELENQGVHSYILDLRNNPGGLVKAGLDVAQMWLDGDETLVNTIDRNGNMLPITMVDGHAITHDPLVVIVNEGSASASEILAGALHDNGRAILVGHKTFGKGKIQSVTELHDGSALFVTVAKYLSPALHDIDQVGITPDIQCTTEMLNSAMEASAKNNNSNKKNSVSSLEADSCIMVAEHELDMEESKGTAS
- the LOC107625469 gene encoding carboxyl-terminal-processing peptidase 3, chloroplastic isoform X3 — protein: MKNLCLNFDCNKHSIPSKPNSVFLVPPPPCRLWFPTWNRNKVNNQKTRKLSVSVSLKEQWLESAAKHAFGFGVSATFFFSIFCDSPSALAESLTVAFPVSRAPEVNAVQRTLVEAWGLIRETFVDPTYNHQDWDLKLQQTMVEMFPLNSADAAYTKIRGMLSTLGDPFTRIISPKEYQGFRIGSDGNLQGVGLFINIEPRTGHLLKSQVVLSCIEGSPAARAGIHQGDELVEINGERLDGLVSEAAAQRLRGNAGTTVTVKVKDMMKKSSIREVKLPRENIKLSPISSAIIPHRLPTGQFTKTGYVKLSAFSQTAAEDMKNAIQELENQGVHSYILDLRNNPGGLVKAGLDVAQMWLDGDETLVNTIDRNGNMLPITMVDGHAITHDPLVVIVNEGSASASEILAGALHDNGRAILVGHKTFGKGKIQSVTELHDGSALFVTVAKYLSPALHDIDQVGITPDIQCTTEMLNSAMEASAKNNNSNKKNSVSSLEADSCIMVAEHELDMEESKGTAS
- the LOC107625469 gene encoding carboxyl-terminal-processing peptidase 3, chloroplastic isoform X4, which produces MKNLCLNFDCNKHSIPSKPNSVFLVPPPPCRLWFPTWNRNKVNNQKTRKLSVSVSLKEQWLESAAKHAFGFGVSATFFFSIFCDSPSALAESLTVAFPVSRAPEVNAVQRTLVEAWGLIRETFVDPTYNHQDWDLKLQQTMVEMFPLNSADAAYTKIRGMLSTLGDPFTRIISPKEYQGFRIGSDGNLQGVGLFINIEPRTGHLVVLSCIEGSPAARAGIHQGDELVEINGERLDGLVSEAAAQRLRGNAGTTVTVKVKDMMKKSSIREVKLPRENIKLSPISSAIIPHRLPTGQFTKTGYVKLSAFSQTAAEDMKNAIQELENQGVHSYILDLRNNPGGLVKAGLDVAQMWLDGDETLVNTIDRNGNMLPITMVDGHAITHDPLVVIVNEGSASASEILAGALHDNGRAILVGHKTFGKGKIQSVTELHDGSALFVTVAKYLSPALHDIDQVGITPDIQCTTEMLNSAMEASAKNNNSNKKNSVSSLEADSCIMVAEHELDMEESKGTAS